From the genome of Roseiconus lacunae, one region includes:
- a CDS encoding MoaD/ThiS family protein, whose protein sequence is MKVLLISNDAGGFAEHVELTEGMTVQQLFEKQIGPLKAGNYLIRVNRQPAAADQLLCDGDRISFTPLKIEGAN, encoded by the coding sequence ATGAAAGTCCTACTGATTTCAAATGACGCCGGTGGATTCGCAGAACATGTCGAATTGACCGAAGGAATGACCGTCCAACAGCTATTCGAAAAGCAAATCGGTCCGCTGAAGGCTGGCAACTATTTGATTCGTGTCAACCGTCAGCCAGCAGCTGCTGATCAGCTGCTTTGCGACGGCGATCGGATCAGCTTCACACCGTTGAAGATCGAAGGTGCTAACTGA
- a CDS encoding nucleotidyltransferase translates to MHHSVIDNRTLIVNSILRQLAEELDIPPSKYKQAVERYTSVGRWLNDGHYPGAHGEPSIYPQGSFRLGTVVRPIRDGKETNYDIDLACVLPYPKQTTTAKTIRHLVGNRLKEHGTYSEMLDEEGRRCWTLNYAEHDGAGFHIDILPCIPDPQRFSDVEERHAVQSVALTDLNKEGRVYSWGFTNPAGYADWFGERQQAVFEELSPLRKREIYLENMEIFASVDDVPDQLVRTPLQRAIQVLKRHRDVRFNSLKNCEDRPISIIINTLAALAYQGEPDVYSALANLIDRIQRYQETGLIQCENDKWVIRNPVNPNENFADRWNDEGSEKADAFFQWIGWLQEDIDQILNASTSKELERTLVESFGSDIGIRVADVYASQLVANNTLVESAFGRTLGKYLRFDVAHREQPRWHISPTRYQTRIKAKYMRNGFRPTLFRSNSAVLPKNAGLVFEAITDVPKPYSVHWQIVNSGQEATNANDLRGGFYDGKRSGRTREESTKYTGMHWAECFIVKDGVCLSRSGEFVVNIR, encoded by the coding sequence ATGCATCACTCAGTCATCGACAACCGAACCCTGATCGTGAACTCGATCCTTCGGCAGCTTGCTGAAGAACTTGACATTCCTCCAAGTAAGTACAAGCAAGCTGTGGAGCGATATACTTCGGTGGGGCGGTGGCTGAATGATGGGCACTACCCAGGTGCGCACGGTGAGCCTTCTATCTATCCGCAGGGTTCATTTCGTTTGGGCACAGTTGTTCGCCCAATTCGCGATGGCAAAGAAACCAACTACGACATCGATCTCGCATGTGTGCTGCCATACCCCAAGCAAACCACCACTGCGAAGACGATTCGTCATCTGGTAGGCAACCGATTAAAAGAGCACGGCACATATTCAGAAATGCTCGATGAGGAAGGGCGCCGCTGCTGGACGTTAAACTACGCAGAACACGATGGAGCTGGCTTTCACATAGACATACTTCCGTGTATCCCGGATCCGCAGCGGTTTTCCGACGTGGAGGAACGCCATGCGGTTCAATCGGTTGCTCTAACCGACCTTAACAAGGAAGGCCGCGTCTACTCGTGGGGCTTTACGAATCCAGCGGGATATGCGGATTGGTTTGGGGAGCGACAGCAGGCTGTTTTCGAAGAACTTTCGCCTTTGCGTAAACGTGAAATCTATCTAGAAAACATGGAGATATTCGCGAGTGTTGATGATGTACCAGATCAGCTGGTGAGAACGCCCCTGCAGCGGGCGATCCAGGTCTTGAAACGCCACCGCGACGTCCGATTCAACAGTTTGAAAAACTGTGAGGATCGTCCAATCTCCATCATCATCAATACGCTGGCTGCGCTGGCGTATCAAGGTGAGCCAGATGTGTACTCAGCGTTGGCCAACCTAATTGATCGGATCCAACGATACCAAGAGACCGGATTGATCCAGTGCGAAAACGACAAATGGGTCATTCGGAATCCCGTGAATCCAAACGAAAATTTCGCTGACCGATGGAATGACGAAGGTAGCGAGAAGGCAGACGCTTTTTTCCAGTGGATTGGATGGCTTCAAGAGGACATTGACCAAATCCTGAACGCATCGACGTCCAAAGAACTCGAGCGAACGCTTGTCGAATCTTTCGGTAGCGACATTGGAATTCGCGTTGCAGATGTGTATGCGTCACAGCTGGTTGCCAACAACACCCTTGTTGAATCCGCATTTGGTCGAACTCTAGGAAAGTATTTGCGTTTCGACGTAGCGCACCGCGAGCAACCTCGTTGGCATATTTCACCGACAAGATACCAGACTCGAATTAAAGCCAAATACATGCGAAATGGATTTCGTCCGACCTTATTTAGGAGCAACAGTGCAGTGTTGCCGAAGAATGCGGGCTTGGTTTTTGAAGCGATCACCGATGTTCCCAAACCATACAGCGTTCATTGGCAGATCGTGAATAGTGGCCAAGAAGCAACCAACGCGAATGACCTTCGAGGCGGTTTCTACGATGGAAAGCGTTCAGGAAGGACCAGAGAAGAGTCCACGAAGTATACGGGTATGCACTGGGCCGAGTGCTTCATCGTCAAGGATGGTGTTTGTCTCTCGCGAAGTGGCGAATTTGTGGTGAACATTAGATAG
- a CDS encoding SAVED domain-containing protein: MLLCDAHHRLIDKVDVAGHTVARLQKMKQAHESRIELVTAIDQERRSHVLMYGARIGEHGTPLTIQNAKLALLPERYPASHEPISLSLGNASIGDDEQLYWTMEVEHLRRQFAERVKPRLTADALHLSVFALAPIPLLVELGRLLSDIPMADVFQLHREPSTWSWLEHNKPFEFKVLQDGNESATAVAINLALSANVTNERVRSVLGDNCCIYTVTPTEPGNDFLKSSAQLQLFRETMRKLFDQIKLRHGESCELSVFPSIPVAAAVELGRTWMPKADLPFRVYDQNRKSGGFIPTITISQV, from the coding sequence ATGCTTCTTTGCGATGCGCATCATCGCTTGATTGACAAGGTGGATGTCGCGGGGCATACAGTTGCGCGTTTGCAAAAAATGAAACAAGCTCACGAGAGCCGCATTGAGCTCGTAACGGCTATTGATCAAGAACGCCGCTCACACGTTCTTATGTACGGTGCGAGGATCGGCGAACACGGGACGCCGCTAACGATTCAAAATGCAAAATTGGCCCTGCTTCCAGAGCGGTATCCCGCGAGCCACGAACCAATATCGCTGAGTCTTGGAAACGCCTCAATCGGTGATGACGAACAGCTCTATTGGACAATGGAGGTGGAACATCTTCGGCGTCAGTTTGCCGAACGTGTAAAACCGCGTTTGACGGCTGATGCTCTGCACCTTTCTGTGTTTGCATTGGCGCCCATTCCTTTGTTGGTTGAGTTGGGAAGGTTGTTATCTGACATCCCAATGGCTGACGTGTTCCAACTCCACCGGGAGCCTTCAACCTGGAGCTGGCTCGAACACAACAAGCCGTTCGAGTTCAAGGTGCTGCAAGATGGTAATGAATCAGCGACTGCCGTCGCAATCAATCTTGCGTTGAGTGCAAATGTCACAAATGAACGTGTACGGTCCGTGTTAGGCGACAACTGCTGTATCTATACCGTCACTCCAACCGAACCTGGAAACGATTTTCTCAAGAGCAGCGCTCAGTTGCAACTTTTCCGCGAAACCATGAGGAAGCTATTTGATCAAATCAAGCTTCGGCATGGCGAATCGTGTGAGTTGTCAGTTTTTCCTTCAATTCCGGTTGCCGCTGCGGTCGAGCTCGGTCGAACTTGGATGCCGAAAGCAGATCTTCCTTTCCGCGTGTACGACCAAAATCGCAAGAGCGGTGGATTCATACCAACGATAACCATTTCCCAAGTCTAG
- a CDS encoding WYL domain-containing protein, protein MVQPEKSEIRHSVQRRLEFIEFRLFWEGQINRSDIVAQFGVSVPQASGDLKRYQESAPDFIRYDRHLKTYRPTERFKPLHLRPSADAYLSQLRLQESGYVAEGETWAEQTPDFSVVPILRRPVEPEILRAAIGAARDSQALKVKYQSAYSNSTTWRWIAPHAFGYDGFGWHARSWCLRNKSFRDFVLTRIVEVDGSKPEKINRAQDVEWNHSVTLILEPNPKLSPGDKRAVELDYRMEDGRCKIETRVSLLYYMMGHLCLAPEHDALDPKVARLVLINRDEVERIQKTVKSQIASEAQA, encoded by the coding sequence GTGGTACAACCGGAAAAGTCAGAAATTCGCCATAGTGTCCAGCGCAGACTGGAATTCATTGAGTTTCGTTTGTTTTGGGAAGGACAAATCAATCGGTCGGATATCGTCGCGCAATTCGGAGTCTCTGTTCCGCAAGCATCGGGGGATTTGAAGCGGTACCAGGAATCCGCCCCTGATTTCATTCGTTACGACCGCCACTTGAAGACATACCGGCCCACTGAACGGTTCAAGCCGTTGCATCTGCGGCCTTCGGCTGACGCCTATTTATCACAGTTGCGTTTGCAAGAGTCTGGCTATGTTGCCGAGGGCGAAACGTGGGCTGAGCAAACGCCCGACTTCTCGGTCGTCCCGATCCTTCGTCGTCCCGTAGAACCGGAGATATTGCGAGCGGCAATTGGCGCGGCTCGTGACTCCCAAGCTTTGAAGGTTAAGTATCAGTCCGCTTACTCCAATTCAACGACGTGGCGTTGGATCGCCCCGCATGCGTTTGGATACGACGGATTCGGTTGGCACGCTCGGTCCTGGTGCCTTCGCAATAAATCGTTTCGAGATTTTGTTCTCACCCGAATCGTGGAGGTCGATGGCTCCAAGCCGGAGAAGATCAATCGAGCGCAAGACGTTGAGTGGAATCACTCCGTCACTCTCATTCTTGAACCGAACCCGAAGCTATCTCCAGGCGACAAGCGCGCCGTTGAACTCGACTACCGAATGGAAGATGGCAGGTGCAAGATCGAGACTCGGGTCTCTTTGCTCTACTACATGATGGGGCACTTGTGTTTGGCCCCGGAGCACGATGCGCTTGACCCAAAGGTTGCTCGACTCGTGTTGATAAACCGAGATGAGGTCGAACGAATTCAAAAAACGGTAAAGAGCCAAATTGCTTCGGAGGCGCAGGCGTGA
- a CDS encoding restriction endonuclease — protein sequence MEHERYKAPGIRQLWAELILRCDKCVEHRSQANKIRGAIYIYAAQGRPDISDAEILDAVGQPWDQLDKGVIAETVEVVGCDETESEFEWQLANPQRLETPPKPDNQPQPVWFNPFDSIGLDVSKDDESVEISPPHVSSPMLQVGGTRKLYLARETKDTHDRDKRRDTENHKIDCGRAHFRELGVDYEVATNIQEVLTPRTK from the coding sequence ATGGAACATGAGCGATACAAAGCACCCGGTATTCGGCAACTCTGGGCGGAATTGATCCTCCGGTGCGATAAGTGCGTGGAGCATCGCTCTCAGGCCAACAAGATTCGAGGGGCAATCTACATTTATGCCGCACAAGGGCGTCCAGACATTTCGGACGCCGAGATCCTAGACGCTGTTGGTCAACCATGGGATCAACTCGATAAGGGCGTCATCGCTGAAACGGTCGAGGTGGTTGGCTGTGATGAAACGGAGTCTGAATTTGAGTGGCAGTTGGCCAACCCTCAGCGACTTGAAACACCACCGAAACCCGATAATCAGCCGCAGCCCGTTTGGTTTAATCCATTCGATTCGATCGGGCTTGATGTCAGCAAGGATGACGAAAGCGTCGAGATCTCGCCGCCCCACGTCAGCAGCCCAATGTTGCAAGTGGGAGGGACGCGCAAGCTGTATCTCGCCCGAGAAACCAAAGACACCCACGACCGCGACAAACGCCGCGACACCGAGAACCACAAGATCGATTGCGGCCGCGCCCACTTCCGAGAACTCGGAGTTGATTACGAAGTGGCAACCAATATTCAAGAAGTGCTTACACCGCGAACCAAGTGA
- a CDS encoding HesA/MoeB/ThiF family protein, whose protein sequence is MNPSLDRFSRQAGIVPVDRLGSANATVIGVGAIGRQVAIQLAAIGIQKIQLIDFDDVDLSNTTTQGYRHREIGLAKTQACAIAIAELDPTIDITLLQDRFRPRHDIGNSVFCCVDSISARTAIWNSLEGKVDFWADGRMLGEVIRVFAVAGHDGSLYRSTLFSQSEAHPGTCTSRSTIYAASIAAALMVHQFTRWLRDIAVDTETSLNLLSGDWLVNDAR, encoded by the coding sequence ATGAACCCTTCGCTCGATCGTTTTTCTCGTCAAGCAGGAATCGTCCCGGTCGACCGACTAGGGAGCGCAAACGCGACAGTGATCGGTGTCGGTGCCATTGGTCGGCAAGTCGCCATCCAGCTTGCTGCGATCGGAATCCAAAAGATCCAGCTGATCGATTTCGATGACGTCGATTTATCCAACACCACAACCCAAGGTTATCGCCATCGGGAGATCGGTCTGGCAAAAACCCAGGCTTGTGCGATCGCGATCGCGGAGCTTGATCCAACGATCGACATCACTTTGCTTCAAGATCGCTTTCGTCCACGGCATGACATCGGCAACTCAGTCTTTTGCTGCGTCGACTCCATTTCCGCACGTACCGCGATTTGGAACTCGCTGGAAGGCAAAGTGGATTTTTGGGCCGACGGGCGTATGCTTGGTGAAGTCATTCGAGTGTTTGCGGTAGCTGGTCATGACGGATCGTTGTATCGCTCTACACTGTTTTCCCAGTCGGAAGCACATCCGGGCACCTGCACTTCGCGGAGTACGATCTACGCGGCCAGCATCGCTGCCGCCCTGATGGTTCACCAGTTTACGCGATGGCTACGTGACATCGCCGTGGATACGGAAACGAGTTTGAACTTGCTCTCGGGAGATTGGCTGGTAAACGACGCTCGGTGA
- a CDS encoding AAA family ATPase — protein MDTLASLDDAEVERLKEIPAQLASDPQKAAKELRVQAGRITTLGRSLAAAEKALSDEALEAIKVLASDAAAKTKAAQVAAAMNFNDDPLDGIGEPVWRALWEAARRYSTDAIPDTEFPATDAENAVCVLCQQPLAEYAKDRLERFEKFVRDDSAQQATKATAALTTAVTALDRLDLQGEGTREQMKDVEALDANVFQSVRDQLATLLRRLRAVKLAYESGNWSFETPEALNDVGDHLVALIKTLGLRAAEIDKSADATERKRLTDELAELKAREWLATVLGDVKEHVSRLADISKLKKAIAETRTNAITTKSKELAKLYVTDQLRNAFADEIKKMQQGVRRLNVELVAAEGKYGRTFYRVQLVGASNAQVVTIVSEGEHRCIALAGFLSELATETTKSTVVFDDPVTSLDHHWRGCFAQRLVEEAADRQAIVFTHDIVFLHDLLSGAEQLKVPIELRRVQSNRNNSGFVDDKLPWIAQKTLPRIDELEHRVRATQNDYNNQNDDVYERDIFAVYGDIRATVERAIEEHFFRGVIVRHKDYISLSNLKKVTAMTTTHCERLQTLFKRCCDITSAHDRASLRSFGVPTPGNALDDLDELRKLVVEIKAEQKLVV, from the coding sequence TTGGATACGCTGGCGTCTTTGGATGATGCCGAAGTGGAGCGACTGAAGGAGATACCTGCACAATTGGCGTCCGACCCGCAGAAAGCGGCGAAAGAGCTGCGGGTTCAGGCAGGCCGAATCACCACGCTCGGACGTTCGCTTGCTGCGGCCGAGAAGGCATTGTCTGACGAAGCACTTGAAGCAATCAAAGTACTTGCCAGTGACGCCGCCGCGAAAACGAAGGCCGCTCAAGTTGCTGCGGCGATGAACTTCAATGATGATCCACTGGACGGCATTGGGGAACCAGTATGGCGTGCTCTTTGGGAAGCGGCTCGTCGATACTCTACGGACGCAATTCCAGACACGGAATTCCCTGCTACAGACGCTGAAAATGCCGTCTGTGTTTTATGTCAACAACCGCTTGCTGAATACGCAAAAGATCGATTAGAGCGATTCGAAAAGTTCGTGCGTGACGATAGTGCCCAACAAGCAACCAAGGCAACTGCGGCTTTGACAACTGCTGTTACAGCTTTAGATCGGCTTGACCTTCAAGGCGAAGGTACCAGGGAACAAATGAAAGACGTAGAAGCATTAGACGCTAACGTCTTTCAGTCAGTTCGGGATCAGCTCGCAACGCTGTTGCGACGATTGCGTGCGGTTAAGCTGGCTTACGAATCAGGCAACTGGTCTTTCGAGACTCCGGAAGCGCTCAACGACGTTGGCGACCACTTGGTAGCCCTCATTAAGACCCTGGGCCTGCGTGCCGCAGAGATTGACAAATCAGCAGATGCGACAGAGCGAAAAAGGCTGACGGACGAACTTGCAGAGCTAAAAGCTCGCGAGTGGCTGGCAACCGTACTCGGCGACGTGAAGGAGCACGTGTCTCGGCTAGCCGACATCAGCAAGTTGAAAAAAGCAATCGCCGAGACCAGAACGAATGCAATTACGACCAAAAGCAAAGAACTGGCCAAGCTCTACGTGACCGATCAGCTTCGCAATGCGTTTGCAGATGAAATCAAGAAGATGCAACAAGGGGTGCGTCGACTAAACGTGGAACTTGTCGCAGCAGAAGGAAAGTACGGACGCACCTTTTATCGCGTCCAATTAGTTGGAGCCAGCAATGCTCAGGTGGTGACAATTGTTTCTGAAGGCGAGCATCGCTGCATTGCATTGGCTGGGTTCTTATCAGAGCTTGCAACCGAGACGACCAAGTCAACTGTGGTGTTTGATGACCCAGTTACGTCGCTCGACCACCACTGGCGTGGTTGCTTCGCGCAACGTTTGGTCGAGGAAGCTGCCGATCGACAGGCCATTGTCTTTACCCACGACATTGTGTTCCTGCATGATCTTTTGTCAGGTGCCGAACAACTGAAGGTGCCAATTGAACTCCGTCGCGTGCAATCGAATCGTAACAACAGCGGTTTCGTCGATGACAAATTACCGTGGATTGCTCAAAAAACCCTGCCACGAATAGATGAACTTGAGCATCGCGTCAGGGCGACACAAAATGACTACAACAACCAAAACGACGACGTTTACGAACGGGATATATTCGCGGTTTACGGCGACATTAGAGCAACAGTTGAACGAGCTATCGAAGAGCATTTCTTTCGAGGTGTCATTGTTCGTCATAAAGATTACATCAGCTTAAGCAATCTCAAGAAGGTTACAGCCATGACAACGACCCATTGCGAGCGTCTGCAGACGCTATTCAAACGCTGTTGTGATATCACCTCTGCTCACGATCGAGCTTCGCTCCGCAGTTTCGGTGTCCCAACTCCAGGCAACGCACTCGATGATCTGGATGAATTACGAAAACTGGTTGTCGAAATCAAAGCTGAACAGAAGCTTGTGGTTTGA
- a CDS encoding DUF2188 domain-containing protein, with protein MTKKDYHVVPGQNGWAVKREGAERASSVHSTQQQAIDAGKKLAQTHKTELVIHRPNGQIRDSDSYGNDPNPPKDKKH; from the coding sequence ATGACCAAGAAGGACTACCACGTTGTCCCCGGGCAAAACGGTTGGGCAGTCAAGCGAGAGGGAGCTGAGCGGGCGTCGTCCGTTCACTCAACTCAGCAACAAGCGATTGACGCCGGCAAAAAGCTCGCCCAAACGCACAAGACGGAACTCGTGATTCACCGCCCCAACGGCCAGATTCGCGATTCCGATAGTTACGGTAACGATCCGAACCCACCGAAGGATAAGAAGCACTAG